In the genome of Vibrio sp. 16, one region contains:
- a CDS encoding substrate-binding protein, protein MKIQSFLLSLLALLNTSCSPEKSSIKLGAVLPLTGTFAIYGEQALKGAQLAVDEINANGGVLGRPLELIVRDNQTNPAKSVKLSRELIQQYQVFSLLGPVSSASRYAMTEVAEEFQTPLFYGIDYEGRHFSRYLICYSTIPEHYIEPIVPYLVNNVGDNFYIFGYDYIWPHRMSERIVESVERHNGKVSNTEFTAFGVGDYTPVFERIKQSQANNLMLILPGQDGFNFLNQMASFDFEREIEVVAFAADETYLTNLPSSALDGVLTALHFFSSLQATAAQSFVTNYQKHFGQESVVTYSSKAHYDLIYLIAASLEEVGEVDKEKLIDALPNTTLYLGDSELRVREDHHVDLPMYLAQFRDGSLSVIKNLGTIRPGDQRSNSANE, encoded by the coding sequence ATGAAGATTCAAAGCTTTCTTTTATCTCTGCTTGCACTGCTCAACACCAGCTGCTCTCCTGAGAAAAGCAGCATCAAACTCGGGGCTGTATTGCCGCTAACTGGCACCTTTGCAATCTATGGTGAACAAGCCTTAAAGGGTGCGCAACTTGCGGTTGATGAAATCAATGCCAATGGGGGCGTTTTAGGACGTCCACTTGAGCTGATTGTCCGCGACAACCAAACCAACCCAGCGAAAAGCGTTAAGCTCAGCCGAGAGCTGATTCAACAGTACCAAGTATTCTCACTACTCGGCCCAGTTAGTAGTGCTTCACGCTACGCCATGACTGAAGTCGCAGAAGAGTTCCAAACCCCTCTTTTTTACGGGATTGATTATGAAGGACGCCATTTTAGCCGTTACCTCATTTGCTACAGTACCATTCCTGAACACTACATTGAGCCAATTGTTCCTTACCTAGTTAACAATGTCGGCGACAACTTTTACATTTTCGGCTACGACTACATATGGCCGCACCGTATGTCAGAACGCATTGTTGAATCGGTAGAAAGGCACAACGGCAAGGTATCAAATACCGAGTTCACGGCCTTTGGTGTCGGAGACTACACGCCAGTTTTTGAGCGAATTAAGCAATCACAAGCAAACAACCTCATGCTGATTTTGCCCGGTCAAGACGGCTTCAACTTCCTAAATCAAATGGCATCATTCGATTTTGAACGCGAGATAGAGGTCGTTGCCTTTGCTGCAGACGAAACCTACCTAACTAACCTTCCCTCCTCTGCGCTCGACGGCGTGCTCACTGCATTGCACTTTTTCAGTAGCTTACAGGCAACCGCCGCTCAATCTTTTGTTACCAACTATCAAAAACACTTTGGCCAAGAGTCGGTGGTGACCTATTCCAGTAAAGCGCATTACGATCTGATCTATCTGATTGCTGCCTCACTCGAAGAGGTAGGAGAAGTCGACAAAGAAAAGCTGATCGATGCTTTGCCTAATACCACCCTGTACCTTGGTGATTCGGAGCTTAGAGTGAGAGAAGACCACCACGTCGATCTCCCTATGTATCTGGCGCAGTTTCGTGATGGCTCTCTATCCGTGATTAAAAACCTTGGCACCATCCGACCCGGCGATCAGCGAAGTAACAGTGCTAATGAATAA
- a CDS encoding helix-turn-helix transcriptional regulator — MTSPLPRRLRSIRKQQGITQEELGNKLGMEPAGASARISQYETGKHAPDYATIKRISEVLNAPVAYFYCEDDLMAEIVIQVSSLHALTKIEILDFIDTYDPAN; from the coding sequence ATGACTAGCCCATTACCTAGACGGCTAAGATCTATTAGAAAACAACAAGGAATAACCCAGGAAGAGCTGGGAAATAAACTAGGGATGGAGCCGGCAGGCGCAAGTGCACGAATCAGTCAATACGAAACAGGAAAACATGCTCCAGATTACGCCACCATAAAGCGTATTTCTGAAGTGCTTAATGCACCTGTTGCCTATTTCTATTGTGAAGATGACTTAATGGCAGAGATCGTAATTCAAGTGTCGAGCTTACACGCACTCACCAAAATTGAAATACTCGATTTTATCGACACTTATGACCCCGCCAATTAG
- a CDS encoding phosphotransferase, which produces MPLQLSPKDNQIPGIDTLFVEEQVIALVKKVLGWSNVTELRREYLRYKPSSSCLCLYQIKHNERHFLFYLKAYSDKVKVNKAQQKAQSGSLFAETHSHVIETGNLVFNRYPYDTRLPTLERLVDVTRRRDLLQRAFFNATDAGNTLLTPLQYKPERRFVAKLTLQDGTPLVVKLYTPERYKTLSVSYLKRQNSPFGNIVGKSDKHCMLIYEWVEGSPLNQEDPMTTDQLKHYYLCGARLAEFHHRTVSKKIRAVDTRHFASLIQNHAQSITQILPQQSSLTLWLADQLAQQVTSIEDEKCFIHGDFYADQVLVTSERVEFIDFDNLTTWFSAFDLGNFLSHLRYKSEIGLISKNNYAKIAHIFLDGYLQKRNADRRQIDLFVAIGVFQLIYHPLRFGLADWQFACQRLLTATFAYLTQSLDTQDSFRHLVARCLDTRIVEHQINAQTTTPLSIEHATLVRFKDDKRAIVEYSTSADSPEVIIGKIRAKGLDKHSWKTQSTLFQGEFGNKASDNINVPEPLFVMRELNMWFQKKVSGDNVFKPFCENVEPALAHQLALALYKLHNTKLTLKKEHTTAKELTILHDGLHKVAEQQPSLEYRLRALIQQSITLSEQLSASELKPIHRDFYHDQVLWDGHKLHLLDFDLMCLGSPYLDLGNFIAHIQEQCLRVYDDPLFAQHNINQFVTRYLLLCGHSDAEREIEIYRVLSLIRHISISQRVPERRKFTGSIITLCEDQIESL; this is translated from the coding sequence GTGCCTTTGCAGCTATCACCAAAAGACAACCAAATTCCGGGCATCGACACTCTTTTCGTTGAAGAACAAGTGATCGCCCTAGTCAAAAAGGTACTAGGTTGGTCCAACGTGACCGAGCTCAGACGCGAATACCTCAGATACAAACCAAGCAGCAGTTGCCTATGCCTCTACCAGATAAAACACAACGAAAGACACTTTCTGTTTTATCTAAAAGCGTATTCGGACAAAGTTAAGGTCAATAAAGCGCAGCAAAAAGCCCAATCTGGCAGCCTTTTTGCCGAAACGCATAGCCATGTCATCGAAACGGGTAACCTTGTCTTCAATCGATATCCTTATGACACACGCTTGCCCACGCTAGAGCGACTTGTCGATGTCACAAGGCGCCGTGATTTACTGCAACGCGCTTTTTTCAACGCTACCGATGCAGGCAATACGCTGCTCACGCCATTGCAGTACAAACCAGAAAGACGCTTTGTCGCCAAATTGACCTTGCAGGATGGAACGCCTTTGGTGGTCAAACTCTATACTCCTGAGCGATACAAAACGCTAAGTGTGAGTTATTTAAAGCGTCAAAACAGTCCGTTTGGCAACATCGTAGGTAAAAGCGACAAACACTGCATGCTCATTTATGAATGGGTTGAAGGCTCGCCGCTCAATCAAGAAGATCCCATGACCACGGACCAGCTTAAACATTATTATCTGTGTGGAGCGCGTCTAGCGGAATTTCATCATCGAACGGTATCGAAAAAAATACGGGCTGTGGATACCCGCCACTTTGCCAGCCTGATTCAAAACCATGCCCAGTCTATCACCCAAATACTTCCGCAACAGAGTTCACTCACCTTATGGCTTGCCGATCAACTCGCTCAACAAGTCACATCAATTGAAGACGAGAAGTGTTTTATTCACGGCGATTTTTACGCCGATCAGGTGCTCGTCACATCAGAACGAGTCGAGTTTATCGACTTTGATAATCTCACAACTTGGTTTAGTGCATTCGACTTGGGTAACTTTCTCTCTCATTTACGTTATAAGTCGGAGATAGGTTTAATCTCAAAAAACAATTACGCCAAAATCGCACATATCTTTCTTGATGGGTATTTGCAAAAACGAAACGCAGATCGACGCCAAATCGATCTGTTTGTTGCAATTGGCGTATTCCAACTCATCTATCATCCGCTAAGATTTGGGCTCGCTGATTGGCAGTTCGCATGCCAACGATTACTCACAGCGACCTTTGCTTACTTAACGCAATCTCTAGATACCCAAGACTCGTTCCGCCATTTGGTGGCGCGCTGTCTGGACACACGCATCGTAGAGCATCAAATCAATGCTCAAACGACAACGCCCTTATCAATTGAACACGCAACCTTGGTGAGATTCAAAGACGATAAACGAGCGATCGTCGAATACTCGACCTCCGCTGACAGTCCGGAGGTGATTATCGGGAAAATTCGAGCCAAAGGATTAGACAAACACAGCTGGAAAACTCAATCCACTCTGTTCCAAGGAGAGTTCGGAAACAAAGCCTCAGATAATATTAATGTCCCCGAGCCACTATTTGTGATGCGAGAACTGAACATGTGGTTTCAAAAGAAAGTCTCAGGGGACAACGTGTTTAAACCATTTTGTGAAAACGTCGAACCAGCACTTGCTCACCAATTGGCGCTTGCGCTATACAAACTTCACAATACCAAGTTAACTCTTAAAAAAGAACACACGACAGCTAAAGAGCTGACGATCTTACATGACGGTTTGCACAAAGTAGCAGAGCAGCAGCCGAGCCTAGAATATCGACTGCGTGCACTGATCCAGCAAAGCATCACCCTGAGTGAACAGCTTTCAGCATCCGAGTTGAAACCTATTCATCGAGATTTCTACCATGACCAAGTGCTGTGGGATGGACACAAACTGCACTTGCTTGATTTCGACCTAATGTGTCTGGGCTCTCCATACCTAGATCTAGGAAACTTCATCGCCCATATACAAGAACAATGCCTGCGCGTGTATGACGATCCTCTCTTTGCTCAGCACAATATCAACCAGTTTGTAACACGCTATCTTCTACTTTGCGGACACAGTGACGCAGAGAGAGAAATAGAGATCTACCGCGTCCTCAGCTTAATTCGCCATATATCGATCAGCCAACGAGTTCCAGAACGTCGGAAATTTACTGGAAGTATTATCACGCTTTGTGAGGATCAAATAGAAAGTTTGTAG
- a CDS encoding bacteriohemerythrin, with protein MYHRLIDKLTHLSALQIVVFCLVLALPVTLYLAATSAWLALLLVLIYCLCLAIILSSITQILLQVKSAATHLSEGDLTQRIAHQPGVTPPIYHTINRIGSDISRTIHALGKSTKHLLDVADTVQKDSQESKSGAIGQKQDVDKAEVIIRELSDITHQVSDHCETTATVANQAKRQADQGTRDMIDLENALDSANQHIDNSNTHFESLMAETAQISQVMETISGIAEQTNLLALNAAIESARAGEQGRGFAVVADEVRNLAMRTQEATEEIRTKITNLQNKTDDVMQTMQENKSSMLHSLKIASTAENTFKALNEQIEEIQSLGKQIAASSEQQTAQTNELSQCLDLIASESENNVKSTQETLIASITVRNLSGEIDSLLHRFAINPHQVEQEDGRRDRLMDWSDNLDIGIEEINRQHQTLLHLVNELHHLLHNNYGLASIKRVVQGLIDYTANHFTYEETLFDQVEYSQNQQHKEKHKKLVKEVLEFQRRVEKGEEVGDELMQFLKNWLVQHIMREDKAYADEFKHGGIK; from the coding sequence ATGTACCACCGCTTGATCGACAAACTCACCCATTTATCGGCGCTGCAAATCGTTGTTTTCTGTCTCGTGCTGGCATTACCTGTGACGCTATATCTCGCGGCCACCAGCGCGTGGTTGGCGCTCCTTCTTGTTCTTATTTACTGTCTCTGCTTGGCCATTATTTTAAGCTCAATTACCCAGATTCTGCTTCAGGTGAAATCCGCCGCGACGCACCTTTCCGAAGGGGACTTAACCCAAAGAATTGCCCACCAGCCGGGCGTGACTCCACCGATTTACCACACCATCAATCGAATCGGTTCTGATATTTCGCGGACAATTCATGCTCTAGGCAAATCGACTAAGCACCTACTAGACGTGGCGGACACTGTGCAAAAGGACTCTCAGGAGTCCAAATCAGGCGCGATTGGACAAAAACAAGACGTCGATAAAGCGGAAGTCATCATTCGTGAACTGTCCGACATCACCCATCAAGTGTCCGATCACTGCGAGACGACCGCAACGGTCGCCAACCAAGCAAAACGACAAGCGGATCAAGGCACGCGCGACATGATAGATCTCGAAAACGCCTTGGACAGTGCCAATCAACACATCGACAACTCGAACACACATTTTGAATCCTTGATGGCAGAAACAGCGCAAATCAGTCAAGTCATGGAGACCATCAGCGGCATCGCCGAACAAACCAACCTTCTCGCCCTTAATGCCGCGATAGAGAGTGCTCGGGCGGGAGAACAAGGACGAGGATTTGCAGTCGTGGCCGACGAGGTTCGTAATCTCGCAATGCGCACCCAAGAAGCAACAGAAGAGATACGCACTAAGATCACCAATCTGCAAAACAAAACCGATGATGTCATGCAAACCATGCAAGAGAACAAGTCCAGCATGCTTCATTCACTCAAAATTGCCTCAACCGCGGAAAATACCTTCAAAGCTCTGAATGAGCAAATTGAGGAAATCCAATCCTTAGGAAAACAAATTGCCGCCTCTTCTGAGCAGCAGACAGCGCAAACCAATGAACTCAGTCAGTGTCTGGATCTGATAGCGTCTGAATCGGAAAACAACGTCAAATCAACCCAAGAAACCTTGATCGCCAGTATCACAGTGCGCAACCTGTCAGGCGAAATTGATTCGCTGTTGCACCGCTTTGCGATTAATCCTCATCAGGTTGAGCAAGAAGATGGACGTCGGGATCGGTTGATGGACTGGAGCGACAATCTGGATATCGGCATCGAAGAGATCAATCGCCAGCATCAAACACTGTTACATTTGGTCAATGAACTCCATCACCTCCTCCATAACAACTACGGTTTGGCCTCGATCAAACGCGTTGTTCAAGGGCTTATTGACTACACCGCCAATCATTTCACCTATGAAGAAACCCTATTCGACCAAGTTGAATACAGCCAAAACCAGCAGCATAAAGAGAAGCACAAAAAGTTGGTCAAAGAAGTGCTTGAGTTCCAACGTCGCGTTGAGAAAGGAGAAGAAGTCGGCGATGAGTTAATGCAGTTTCTTAAAAACTGGTTGGTTCAACATATCATGCGAGAAGACAAAGCCTACGCCGATGAGTTCAAACACGGAGGCATTAAGTAA